One part of the Bacillus sp. FJAT-27916 genome encodes these proteins:
- a CDS encoding amino acid ABC transporter ATP-binding protein: MGKLKVRGLKKSYGQLEVLKDISLEVKEGEVICLIGPSGSGKSTLLRCLNLLEDVNQGEVEVDDVIITDKKTDINKVRENIGMVFQHFNLFPHMTVLENITLAPVQLKKATKEEAEKQAHKLLAQVGLEDKANAKPAQLSGGQKQRVAIARALAMNPDIMLFDEPTSALDPEMVGEVLNVIKQLANEGMTMVIVTHEMGFAREVADQVIFMDGGYVVEKGTPTEIFSNPQHERTQDFLNKVL, encoded by the coding sequence ATGGGAAAGCTTAAAGTAAGAGGATTAAAGAAATCATACGGACAGCTTGAGGTACTAAAGGATATCAGCCTTGAAGTCAAAGAAGGCGAAGTCATCTGCTTAATTGGTCCATCTGGTTCTGGTAAAAGTACCCTGCTCCGCTGCTTAAACTTACTTGAAGATGTCAACCAAGGTGAGGTTGAAGTCGATGATGTGATCATCACAGATAAAAAAACGGACATCAACAAAGTCCGCGAAAATATCGGGATGGTCTTCCAGCATTTCAATCTCTTCCCTCATATGACGGTGCTTGAGAATATTACGCTGGCACCGGTTCAATTGAAAAAGGCAACAAAAGAGGAAGCTGAGAAGCAAGCCCATAAACTGCTTGCTCAAGTTGGACTTGAAGATAAAGCAAATGCCAAGCCGGCACAATTATCCGGCGGTCAAAAGCAGCGTGTTGCGATTGCACGCGCTCTAGCAATGAACCCAGATATCATGCTCTTTGATGAACCGACAAGTGCCCTTGACCCAGAGATGGTCGGCGAGGTATTGAATGTTATCAAGCAATTGGCTAACGAGGGTATGACAATGGTCATCGTAACCCATGAAATGGGCTTTGCGCGTGAGGTTGCCGATCAAGTCATCTTCATGGACGGCGGCTATGTTGTTGAGAAGGGAACACCAACAGAGATCTTCTCCAACCCGCAGCATGAACGTACGCAGGATTTCTTGAACAAAGTATTATAA
- a CDS encoding amino acid ABC transporter substrate-binding protein/permease: MKKFSKLMLSLAIAVISVASFVFPNLTSAEGKTYTIATDITFAPFEFQDTNGEFVGIDIDLLNAIAEDQGFNVEIKPLGFNAAVQALESKQVDGVIAGMSITDERKRKFDFSDPYFESGVVMAVAEGNEDITSYEDLNGKKVAVKTGTEGASFAQSIQDEYGFKIVTFDDSANMYDDVKTGNSQAVFDDYPVLAYGVAQGNGLQIVTEKEVGGSYGFAVAKGENTELLEKFNDGLANLEESGEYQDILDKYLEAKKSSDTENGFFGLLKESFPSLMKGLKMTLILTVVSLIIASILGVLFGLCRVAHNSVLRAIGTIYVDIFRGTPLIVQAFFIYFGLPAALDFRISAVTAGIITLSLNAGAYMAEIVRGGIESVDKGQMEAARSLGLPYKTAMAKVILPQAIRLMIPSIINQFIITLKDTSILSIIGINELTQSGKIIIARNLESFQMWLIVGVMYFIIIMILTKVSNRMERKIQNGKA, encoded by the coding sequence ATGAAGAAATTTTCCAAGTTAATGTTATCGTTAGCGATAGCGGTTATCTCGGTTGCTTCATTTGTATTCCCAAACCTCACAAGTGCGGAGGGAAAAACATATACAATCGCAACAGATATCACGTTTGCTCCTTTTGAATTCCAAGATACAAATGGCGAATTCGTCGGTATAGATATCGATTTGCTGAATGCAATCGCGGAAGATCAAGGATTTAATGTGGAAATTAAGCCGCTCGGTTTCAATGCAGCGGTACAAGCTCTTGAATCAAAACAAGTGGACGGCGTAATTGCCGGCATGAGCATCACTGATGAACGTAAACGTAAATTTGATTTCTCTGATCCCTATTTCGAATCTGGCGTCGTTATGGCTGTCGCTGAAGGAAATGAGGACATAACTTCTTATGAAGATCTAAACGGCAAGAAAGTAGCAGTTAAGACTGGTACAGAAGGTGCAAGCTTTGCTCAAAGCATCCAGGATGAGTACGGCTTCAAAATTGTCACATTCGATGATTCTGCCAATATGTATGATGATGTTAAAACTGGCAACTCTCAAGCCGTCTTTGATGATTATCCGGTCCTTGCTTACGGGGTAGCTCAAGGCAATGGTCTTCAGATTGTCACTGAAAAAGAGGTTGGCGGCTCTTATGGATTTGCTGTCGCTAAAGGTGAGAACACTGAGCTTCTTGAAAAGTTCAATGATGGTCTCGCTAACCTTGAAGAATCTGGTGAATACCAAGATATTCTTGATAAATATTTAGAAGCGAAGAAAAGCTCTGATACAGAAAATGGCTTCTTCGGCTTGTTGAAGGAAAGCTTCCCAAGTCTCATGAAGGGCTTAAAAATGACGTTGATCTTAACGGTCGTTTCGCTTATTATCGCCTCTATTTTGGGTGTATTATTCGGTCTATGCCGTGTGGCGCACAACTCTGTGCTTCGCGCAATCGGGACCATTTACGTAGATATATTCCGCGGTACGCCGTTGATTGTCCAAGCATTCTTCATCTACTTTGGATTGCCGGCTGCACTTGACTTCCGTATTTCGGCTGTAACAGCAGGTATTATCACCTTAAGCTTAAATGCTGGTGCCTATATGGCTGAGATTGTCCGCGGAGGGATTGAATCTGTTGATAAAGGACAGATGGAAGCGGCTCGAAGCCTTGGACTTCCATACAAAACGGCTATGGCGAAGGTTATCCTTCCACAGGCCATCCGTTTAATGATTCCATCGATCATTAACCAATTCATTATTACCCTAAAGGATACATCCATCCTTTCAATTATCGGCATCAATGAGCTGACGCAAAGCGGTAAGATTATCATCGCCCGTAACCTGGAATCCTTCCAAATGTGGCTCATCGTCGGTGTTATGTACTTTATCATCATCATGATTTTGACAAAAGTATCGAACCGTATGGAAAGGAAGATCCAAAATGGGAAAGCTTAA
- the galE gene encoding UDP-glucose 4-epimerase GalE: MTILITGGAGYIGSHAAVEFLNAGYEIVVLDNLSNSQREAIDRVKELTGKDFPFHQVDLLDYEAVNELFEQYPIDSVIHFAGLKAVGESVAIPLKYYENNITGTLNLCRIMASHGVKKLVFSSSATVYGMPDRVPIDESFPLSATNPYGRTKLMIEEILRDVYVSDAEWSIALLRYFNPIGAHETGRIGENPNGIPNNLMPYITQVAIGKREKLSVFGNDYDTHDGTGVRDYIHVVDLVKGHLKALEYINDKTGVEAFNLGTGTGYSVLDIVHAFEKASGQQIPYEIVDRRPGDIAVCYANADKAAQLLGWTADLNLEDMCRDSWNWQKKNPNGYKEDEPAVK, from the coding sequence ATGACTATTTTGATTACAGGCGGAGCCGGATACATCGGCAGCCATGCAGCAGTTGAATTTTTGAATGCAGGCTACGAGATTGTTGTCTTGGACAATCTTTCAAACAGTCAAAGAGAAGCGATTGATCGAGTAAAGGAATTAACCGGAAAGGACTTCCCATTCCATCAGGTCGACCTTCTCGATTATGAAGCAGTGAACGAATTGTTCGAACAATATCCAATTGATTCGGTTATCCATTTTGCAGGGCTTAAGGCTGTTGGGGAGTCTGTAGCCATTCCGCTGAAATATTATGAGAATAACATTACAGGTACATTGAATCTATGCCGTATCATGGCTAGCCACGGTGTGAAGAAGCTTGTCTTCAGCTCTTCCGCAACTGTATATGGTATGCCGGACCGTGTGCCGATTGATGAGTCATTCCCATTGTCAGCGACAAATCCATATGGACGAACAAAGCTGATGATTGAAGAGATTCTACGCGATGTGTATGTTTCTGACGCAGAATGGAGCATTGCCTTACTTCGTTATTTCAACCCAATCGGTGCTCATGAAACAGGTCGAATCGGTGAGAATCCGAATGGCATTCCGAATAACTTGATGCCATATATCACGCAGGTAGCCATCGGGAAGCGCGAAAAGCTTTCAGTCTTCGGAAATGATTATGATACCCATGATGGTACAGGCGTACGTGATTACATCCACGTTGTAGACCTTGTAAAGGGCCATTTGAAGGCACTTGAGTATATTAATGACAAAACAGGTGTTGAAGCGTTCAACCTTGGGACAGGAACAGGCTACAGTGTGCTCGATATTGTCCATGCCTTTGAGAAAGCGAGCGGACAGCAAATTCCTTATGAAATAGTGGATAGAAGACCGGGGGATATTGCGGTATGCTACGCCAATGCTGACAAGGCAGCCCAATTGCTTGGCTGGACAGCAGATTTAAATCTTGAAGATATGTGCCGTGATTCTTGGAACTGGCAAAAGAAAAACCCGAACGGATATAAAGAAGATGAGCCTGCTGTGAAATAA
- a CDS encoding carbon-nitrogen family hydrolase: protein MKIACLQMDIKYGEPDANREKAKRMMEEAAENGADVIVLPEMWNTGYQLDELAQIADQDGQNTKELLSALAAKYQVNIIGGSVSVKRKESYYNSMFIFDRQGNQVGEYDKAHLFTLMDEHHYLEAGQRSNFFPIDGMLCGGVICYDIRFPEWIRKHALGGANILFVPAEWPKPRIDHWEILLKARAIENQMYVVAVNRVGADPKNIFNGHSMVIAPWGEVILNGGEEEGIGYAEVDLDEVRRVRELIPVYKDRRESLYE, encoded by the coding sequence ATGAAAATCGCTTGTTTGCAAATGGATATTAAGTATGGAGAACCGGACGCCAACCGAGAGAAGGCGAAAAGGATGATGGAGGAAGCTGCTGAGAATGGAGCTGATGTCATTGTCCTTCCAGAAATGTGGAATACCGGCTATCAGCTTGATGAGCTGGCACAGATTGCTGACCAGGACGGACAGAATACAAAGGAGCTTCTATCAGCGCTTGCTGCAAAATATCAGGTAAACATCATCGGCGGATCGGTCTCGGTAAAAAGGAAAGAAAGCTACTATAATTCCATGTTCATTTTTGACCGCCAAGGAAATCAAGTGGGAGAGTATGATAAAGCCCATCTATTCACTCTGATGGATGAGCATCACTATTTGGAGGCTGGACAGAGATCAAATTTCTTTCCAATCGATGGTATGCTATGCGGCGGTGTGATCTGCTATGATATCCGCTTCCCGGAATGGATTCGCAAGCATGCGCTCGGCGGGGCCAATATCCTCTTTGTCCCAGCTGAATGGCCGAAGCCCCGTATCGACCATTGGGAGATTTTACTTAAAGCCCGTGCAATTGAAAACCAAATGTATGTTGTTGCTGTCAATCGTGTCGGAGCAGACCCAAAGAATATCTTCAACGGCCATTCCATGGTTATTGCCCCTTGGGGAGAGGTCATCTTAAACGGAGGCGAGGAAGAAGGAATAGGCTATGCGGAGGTCGACCTTGACGAAGTCAGAAGAGTGAGGGAGCTCATCCCAGTCTACAAGGACCGCCGCGAATCCTTATACGAATGA
- a CDS encoding ABC transporter substrate-binding protein, with translation MVISKKSWFTMICLACLMLVLGACSSNNSSEESSSEKKVTDAVGEMTFPANPKKILAPNMEDYLVTLGLTPAAQWSIGTSVHTYLQDKLADVPLISWDMPIEDVIEAEPDLIMFESEAAIQEGMYEEYTKVAPTYVFKSEDTEDWRTQLTVMGELFGKKDTAEKAIEDYEQKAEDAKAQVKEAIGDESAAIIWVTGGQFFVFEGDRYASNVLYKDLGIKMPTYISDLGESQDVWQAISLEALADLDADHLFIAAAANEEGIETLENSSVYKSIPAVEKDQVYFFEDSSNWTTNAKIANDVTIDLVLESIKK, from the coding sequence ATGGTAATAAGTAAGAAATCATGGTTTACAATGATATGCCTTGCCTGCCTGATGCTTGTTCTTGGGGCATGCAGTTCAAATAACAGCTCGGAGGAGAGCAGCTCTGAGAAAAAGGTGACAGATGCTGTCGGAGAAATGACATTTCCAGCAAATCCAAAGAAAATTCTTGCTCCTAATATGGAGGATTATCTTGTGACACTTGGCCTTACTCCTGCAGCTCAATGGTCAATCGGTACCTCTGTTCATACATACCTGCAAGATAAGCTTGCTGATGTTCCATTGATTTCATGGGATATGCCAATTGAGGATGTTATTGAAGCGGAACCGGACCTAATCATGTTCGAGTCCGAAGCTGCCATCCAAGAAGGCATGTATGAGGAATATACTAAGGTTGCCCCAACCTATGTATTTAAATCTGAGGATACAGAGGACTGGAGAACACAATTAACGGTTATGGGTGAGCTTTTCGGCAAGAAAGATACTGCTGAGAAGGCAATTGAGGATTATGAGCAAAAAGCAGAGGACGCAAAAGCTCAAGTAAAAGAGGCCATCGGGGATGAATCAGCGGCAATCATTTGGGTGACAGGCGGGCAATTCTTCGTGTTTGAAGGAGATCGTTATGCCTCTAATGTACTCTATAAGGACCTTGGCATTAAAATGCCTACCTATATTAGTGATTTAGGCGAAAGTCAGGATGTTTGGCAAGCCATTTCTCTTGAGGCATTGGCTGATTTAGATGCTGACCATTTATTTATTGCAGCAGCAGCTAATGAGGAAGGAATTGAAACATTGGAGAACAGTTCAGTATATAAATCCATTCCTGCTGTAGAGAAGGATCAAGTGTATTTCTTCGAGGATTCCAGCAACTGGACGACAAATGCAAAAATCGCAAATGATGTGACGATCGATTTAGTGTTAGAGTCTATTAAGAAATAA
- a CDS encoding FecCD family ABC transporter permease, with product MSLVTVLAVILLAVVLMVSLMIGTKLYGLSTIWEALFHRAQNNITHDIIWDIRLPRAIAAALVGAFLAVSGAVMQALTRNVLAEPSLLGVSNGAAFALVLVLTIFPGLSKLETMFASMAGAGLAVLFVFSLSILAKGGITPVKLALAGMATGMFLSSLTTSIALYFDVSKNISFWYAGDLSTSSWTDVKLLLIMGTVGLFIAFSISRALTLLSLGEEITKSLGVHIGLVRTMGVIAVLMLTGSAVAVSGTVGFVGLVIPHITRMAIGGKYGKLLPVAALLGSTLLVGADAISRTINAPYETPIGVLTAVIGVPFFLYMVRQNGRRLFS from the coding sequence ATGAGCTTGGTTACAGTGCTGGCGGTCATTCTGTTGGCTGTTGTTTTAATGGTCTCACTCATGATAGGCACGAAACTATATGGGCTTTCAACTATCTGGGAGGCTCTTTTCCATCGCGCACAAAATAATATAACGCATGACATCATCTGGGATATCCGCCTGCCAAGAGCAATTGCTGCAGCCCTTGTCGGCGCTTTTTTAGCCGTATCTGGTGCAGTGATGCAGGCTTTGACACGAAATGTACTGGCAGAGCCTTCCCTATTAGGCGTTTCCAATGGGGCTGCCTTCGCTTTAGTGTTAGTATTGACCATTTTCCCAGGATTATCGAAGCTGGAGACGATGTTTGCTTCAATGGCTGGTGCAGGACTTGCTGTATTGTTTGTCTTCTCCCTGTCTATTCTGGCTAAGGGCGGCATTACCCCGGTAAAGCTGGCGCTTGCCGGTATGGCGACAGGAATGTTCCTAAGCTCCTTAACGACAAGCATTGCGCTTTATTTTGATGTCTCCAAAAATATTAGCTTCTGGTATGCAGGTGATCTTTCGACAAGCAGCTGGACCGATGTGAAGCTATTGCTCATCATGGGGACTGTGGGATTGTTCATTGCCTTCTCTATTTCCAGGGCTTTGACCCTATTATCACTCGGAGAGGAAATCACAAAGAGCCTTGGCGTCCATATTGGTCTTGTGCGGACAATGGGCGTGATAGCCGTTTTGATGCTCACTGGCAGTGCAGTTGCTGTCTCAGGTACGGTTGGTTTTGTCGGCTTGGTTATCCCGCATATTACGCGAATGGCGATAGGGGGCAAGTACGGCAAATTACTGCCTGTGGCTGCTCTCTTAGGAAGCACCCTATTGGTTGGTGCAGATGCGATATCGCGTACGATTAACGCACCATATGAAACACCTATCGGCGTTTTGACGGCTGTCATCGGCGTACCGTTCTTTCTATATATGGTCAGGCAGAATGGAAGGAGGCTGTTTTCATGA
- a CDS encoding FecCD family ABC transporter permease: MSQQRKVRLIWTLLSFLIIAACLISFNVGTVSISPIEVWQTIIGQGTPKQELILLEIRLPAIILALMVGTGMALSGAVLQTVTRNELAEPGILGINAGAGLMVVLYITLFQGSLSNMSLLSTFAMPFFAFLGAMLTAVLILFLSWKQGLHTIRLLLTGIGINAGITAILTALQLRLNPHDFMKALTWLSGDLWATQWKYVWTLAPWFLLLIPVILYKSHVLNVLNLGPLVSTGLGIRTERERLTLIVLAVALAGLGVAAGGGIAFLGLISPHIARKLVGPKHQYLLPTAAMIGSLILILADMLGKNLLVVDIPAGIIVSILSAPYFIYLLLKTK, from the coding sequence ATGAGTCAGCAAAGAAAAGTTCGGCTCATATGGACCTTGCTTAGTTTCCTGATTATCGCTGCTTGTCTCATCAGCTTTAATGTCGGCACAGTTTCAATCTCGCCAATTGAGGTTTGGCAAACGATTATTGGACAAGGGACACCAAAGCAGGAATTGATTCTGCTTGAAATCAGACTTCCGGCTATCATTCTTGCCCTGATGGTTGGAACAGGCATGGCCTTATCAGGAGCGGTGCTGCAGACAGTGACACGCAATGAATTGGCTGAGCCGGGGATTCTCGGCATCAATGCCGGAGCAGGATTAATGGTTGTGCTTTATATTACGCTATTTCAAGGCTCCCTCAGCAATATGAGTCTTTTAAGTACATTCGCAATGCCGTTCTTTGCTTTTTTAGGTGCTATGCTGACGGCAGTCTTGATACTTTTTCTTTCATGGAAGCAAGGCCTGCATACGATTCGCCTTCTCCTTACAGGCATTGGCATCAATGCAGGCATAACGGCTATCTTGACGGCCTTGCAGCTAAGGCTGAACCCGCATGATTTCATGAAGGCTTTAACATGGCTGTCAGGGGATCTGTGGGCGACTCAATGGAAATACGTATGGACGCTTGCACCGTGGTTCCTTTTGCTCATCCCAGTCATTCTCTATAAATCACATGTATTAAATGTTCTGAACCTGGGGCCGCTTGTCTCAACAGGTCTTGGCATCCGCACGGAAAGAGAGAGGCTGACATTGATTGTGCTTGCCGTAGCGCTCGCAGGGCTGGGAGTAGCAGCAGGTGGGGGGATTGCCTTTTTAGGCTTAATTTCACCCCATATTGCGCGCAAGCTAGTTGGACCGAAGCATCAATATCTTTTGCCGACTGCAGCGATGATTGGTTCGCTCATCTTGATACTGGCAGATATGCTTGGCAAGAATCTGCTAGTGGTTGATATACCGGCTGGAATAATCGTGTCAATCTTGAGCGCTCCTTATTTTATCTATTTATTGCTTAAAACGAAATAA
- a CDS encoding ABC transporter ATP-binding protein encodes MSLFARDLTIGYEGKIIVPKLNMEIKKGEITAIIGPNGCGKSTILKTMARLHKASGGGVYLDGQDIHRMSTKGLARQLAILPQSPHAPEDLTVQDLVSYGRTPYQSGFSRFTAHDLEMVEWAIEETGLSAFKDTPVDSLSGGQRQRAWIAMAIAQETDILLLDEPTTYLDMAHQLEVLELLGKLNQKDGRTIVMVIHDLNHASRFADELIAVKKGQLICQGTAEKVISREVLREVFDIETNIVTDPQTSKPAILSYNLVR; translated from the coding sequence ATGAGCCTGTTTGCACGTGATCTGACAATCGGATATGAAGGGAAAATCATCGTTCCTAAACTAAATATGGAAATAAAAAAGGGAGAAATCACGGCCATTATCGGACCGAATGGCTGTGGGAAGTCGACCATTCTCAAAACGATGGCACGCCTTCATAAGGCAAGCGGCGGGGGAGTTTATTTAGACGGGCAGGATATTCACCGTATGTCCACGAAAGGGCTGGCCCGGCAATTGGCTATCCTCCCGCAATCCCCGCATGCACCGGAGGATTTAACCGTTCAGGATCTTGTTTCTTATGGAAGGACTCCTTATCAGTCCGGCTTCTCCCGCTTTACGGCTCATGATCTTGAAATGGTGGAATGGGCGATAGAAGAAACAGGACTGTCGGCATTTAAGGATACCCCAGTCGATTCCCTGTCAGGAGGGCAGCGCCAAAGAGCATGGATTGCCATGGCCATTGCCCAAGAGACGGATATCCTCCTGCTAGATGAACCGACAACCTATCTTGATATGGCTCACCAATTAGAGGTACTAGAGCTTCTCGGGAAACTGAACCAAAAAGACGGCCGCACGATTGTCATGGTCATTCATGACTTGAATCATGCAAGCCGTTTTGCGGATGAATTGATTGCTGTGAAGAAGGGACAGCTCATCTGCCAAGGAACTGCAGAGAAAGTAATCAGCCGAGAAGTGCTGCGAGAAGTATTCGATATAGAAACAAATATCGTAACTGACCCGCAAACATCCAAGCCGGCTATTCTATCCTATAATTTAGTGCGGTAA
- a CDS encoding alpha-amylase, producing the protein MSQNHTMMQFFEWHILPDGTHWKRLKELASELKDKGIDSVWIPPPTKAQTPEDTGYGIYDLYDLGEFDQNGSIRTKYGTKDELIEAIEACKENDICVYADVVMNHKAGADETERFKVIEVDQNNRMKEISGPFDIDGWTKFTFPGRGDTYSSFKWNVEHFNGTDYDEGTVRTGIFKILGDHKGWNDNVDLEFGNYDYLMFANIDYNHPVVREEMIKWGKWLTETLQCDGYRLDAVKHIDYTFIRDFALEMHQTHGDHFYMFGEYWNPDLKACQEYLQKVEFTVDLIDVPLHFKLHHASQAGRDFDLRTIFDDTLVQANPLNAVTFVDNHDSQPGESLESWIQDWFKQSAYALILLRHDGYPCVFYGDYYGVGGEEPVGRKSKLIDPLLYARVHKAYGEQVDYFDHPNTIGWVRMGTSEHERSGCAVVISNGDNGEKRMFVGEERAGEMWVDYTENRGDTVEIGDDGWAVFPVNGGSVSVWILPD; encoded by the coding sequence ATGAGTCAAAATCATACGATGATGCAATTTTTCGAGTGGCATATTCTACCCGATGGAACCCATTGGAAACGACTGAAGGAGCTTGCGTCTGAGCTTAAGGACAAAGGCATCGATTCCGTTTGGATTCCACCGCCAACAAAGGCACAAACACCTGAAGATACGGGTTACGGCATTTATGATTTATATGATTTAGGTGAATTTGACCAAAACGGCTCCATCCGGACGAAATATGGAACAAAGGATGAGCTGATTGAAGCTATTGAGGCATGCAAGGAGAATGATATTTGTGTATATGCGGATGTGGTGATGAATCATAAGGCCGGTGCTGATGAAACAGAGAGATTCAAGGTTATTGAAGTCGATCAGAATAATCGAATGAAGGAAATATCCGGTCCTTTTGACATTGACGGCTGGACGAAATTTACGTTCCCCGGCAGAGGAGATACATATTCTTCCTTCAAATGGAATGTCGAGCATTTCAATGGAACCGATTATGATGAAGGGACCGTCCGGACAGGGATTTTCAAAATTCTGGGCGACCATAAAGGATGGAATGATAATGTCGATCTCGAATTCGGCAATTATGATTACCTTATGTTTGCCAATATTGATTATAACCATCCTGTCGTGAGGGAGGAAATGATTAAATGGGGCAAATGGCTGACTGAGACCTTGCAATGTGACGGATACCGATTGGATGCTGTTAAGCATATTGATTACACGTTTATTCGAGACTTTGCCCTTGAGATGCATCAAACTCATGGCGATCATTTCTATATGTTTGGCGAGTATTGGAATCCCGATTTGAAGGCTTGCCAGGAATATTTGCAGAAGGTTGAATTTACCGTTGATTTAATTGATGTCCCTCTCCACTTCAAGCTTCATCATGCCTCACAAGCCGGTCGTGATTTTGACTTACGAACCATCTTTGATGATACCCTCGTCCAAGCGAACCCGCTAAATGCCGTCACCTTTGTTGATAACCATGATTCCCAGCCTGGTGAATCGCTCGAGTCCTGGATTCAGGATTGGTTCAAGCAATCCGCTTATGCTTTGATTCTCTTGCGTCATGATGGCTATCCATGTGTCTTCTATGGCGATTATTACGGTGTCGGCGGTGAAGAACCGGTCGGACGCAAAAGCAAATTGATCGACCCTCTTCTTTATGCTAGGGTTCATAAAGCCTACGGAGAGCAGGTTGATTACTTTGATCATCCAAATACCATCGGATGGGTACGGATGGGCACAAGCGAGCACGAGCGTTCAGGCTGTGCCGTTGTTATCTCCAATGGTGATAATGGCGAAAAGCGCATGTTCGTCGGTGAGGAGCGCGCCGGCGAAATGTGGGTGGATTATACAGAGAACCGAGGCGATACCGTTGAAATAGGCGATGACGGCTGGGCTGTCTTCCCTGTTAACGGGGGAAGCGTATCAGTCTGGATTCTTCCTGACTAG
- the purU gene encoding formyltetrahydrofolate deformylase, which produces MESIKERQVRLYQESQKDKARLLISCPDQPGIVAAVSDFLYKQGANILASNQYSTDRHNGTFFMRVEFEAPELDKKEALFKTGFTNVAEQFGMKWDVVFAYKLKRAAIFVSKELHCLRELLWEWQSGDLMAEIPLVISNHEDAREVVESLQIPFYHIPVTKETKKEAEEEQLRLLTEYSIDTIVLARYMQILSPEFVARQKNKIINIHHSFLPAFVGAKPYERAFDRGVKLIGATSHYVTDDLDEGPIIEQDIMRVNHQDDVRMLKKIGASIERSVLARAVKWHLEDRIIVHGNKTIVF; this is translated from the coding sequence ATGGAGTCTATAAAAGAACGGCAAGTACGGCTGTATCAAGAAAGCCAAAAGGATAAAGCCAGGCTTTTAATCAGCTGTCCGGACCAGCCTGGGATCGTCGCAGCTGTATCGGATTTTCTCTATAAGCAAGGGGCCAATATATTAGCCTCCAATCAATATTCGACTGACAGGCATAACGGGACATTCTTCATGAGGGTAGAATTTGAGGCTCCAGAGCTGGATAAAAAGGAAGCCTTGTTCAAAACAGGATTCACAAATGTAGCCGAACAATTTGGAATGAAGTGGGATGTTGTTTTTGCCTACAAGCTAAAACGAGCAGCTATCTTCGTTTCAAAGGAACTCCACTGTCTGCGGGAATTATTATGGGAATGGCAGTCAGGGGATCTGATGGCAGAGATTCCGCTTGTCATCAGCAATCATGAGGATGCGCGTGAGGTCGTTGAATCACTGCAAATCCCCTTTTATCATATCCCTGTTACAAAGGAAACGAAGAAGGAGGCAGAAGAGGAGCAGCTGCGTCTTCTGACTGAATACAGCATAGATACAATCGTCCTTGCCCGCTATATGCAAATCCTCTCTCCGGAATTTGTCGCAAGGCAGAAAAACAAAATCATTAATATTCATCATTCCTTCCTGCCTGCCTTCGTCGGGGCAAAGCCATATGAACGTGCCTTCGACCGAGGAGTCAAACTCATTGGCGCTACCTCTCACTATGTCACGGATGACCTGGATGAAGGGCCAATCATCGAGCAGGATATCATGCGGGTGAACCATCAGGACGATGTCCGCATGCTAAAAAAAATCGGAGCATCCATCGAACGAAGCGTGCTTGCACGAGCAGTGAAATGGCATCTTGAAGACCGAATCATCGTCCATGGCAATAAAACAATCGTCTTTTGA